A DNA window from Ranitomeya imitator isolate aRanImi1 chromosome 2, aRanImi1.pri, whole genome shotgun sequence contains the following coding sequences:
- the ZBTB33 gene encoding transcriptional regulator Kaiso, with amino-acid sequence MEGKKLITATDTQYSGSLLQSLNDQRLQGLYCDVTVIVEDRKFRAHKNILSACSTYFHQLFIVAGAVVELNFIRAEIFAEILNYIYSAKIVRVKCDMLEELIKSGKLLGVPFIAELGIPLSQVKSMAGGEKDDSPEAQSNSDPKSQESAKNSPSSSKAGVSRIPVIGDAFALYSSDEPNIIEDESDDDDVIFCSETMPDKPVTSEKKESSQTPTLATNGQVSDTKIAAPSSQSPQPVQDTKPQPQPPVNISLTTPNPPPNCSAVPPVPQLAPVSVALPDQTFQNAASLVTAGLDRKQAASDATQNLPKLQPIGIIKPKTELILDGNGISSCPVSSAVSLEQPTITHKNVSFDGVQKKQVVTFSPASSSKPGEYKIKIADVVSGTSKDSSEPRRILDGKKIITLDTASEIEGLSTGCKVYANIGEDTYDIVIPIKEEEEGLVKLEDDDGFPDRKRMKIKHEDHYELIVDGRVYYICIVCKRSYVCLTSLRRHFNVHSWEKKYPCRYCERVFPLAEYRTKHEIHHTGERRYQCLTCGSSFINYQVMASHIRSVHSMDPAGDSKLYRLNPCKTLQIRQYAYIADSSNSVPVISDGGIVYDIDPDKSEPASAENQNHSNEGPKPVNWDDIFLQQSNQNMFKPTTSEGSTEFEFVIPESY; translated from the coding sequence atggaggggaaaaAGTTGATTACGGCCACAGACACGCAGTACTCTGGCAGCTTATTGCAATCTTTAAATGACCAGCGGCTGCAGGGCTTAtactgtgacgtcacagtcatcgtTGAAGACCGCAAATTCAGAGCTCACAAGAATATACTTTCTGCCTGCAGCACTTATTTCCACCAGCTGTTCATTGTCGCTGGAGCTGTGGTGGAATTGAATTTTATCAGAGCTGAAATTTTTGCAGAAATTCTTAACTATATTTACAGCGCTAAAATTGTTCGCGTGAAATGCGACATGCTGGAGGAGCTGATCAAATCTGGAAAATTGCTGGGAGTTCCTTTTATAGCAGAGCTTGGAATACCTTTATCACAAGTGAAGAGCATGGCTGGTGGAGAAAAGGATGATTCTCCCGAGGCCCAGTCTAATTCTGATCCAAAATCACAAGAGTCTGCAAAAAACAGCCCATCATCTAGTAAAGCGGGTGTCTCGAGGATACCAGTCATCGGCGATGCATTCGCCTTGTACTCCAGTGATGAACCCAATATAATAGAGGATGAGTCCGATGACGATGATGTGATCTTTTGTTCAGAGACTATGCCAGACAAACCAGTGACATCAGAAAAAAAAGAATCCTCGCAAACTCCAACTCTTGCTACTAATGGTCAAGTCTCTGATACAAAAATTGCTGCACCATCTAGCCAATCTCCGCAGCCGGTCCAGGACACTAAACCTCAGCCTCAACCCCCTGTTAATATAAGTCTAACCACTCCAAATCCTCCTCCAAACTGTTCAGCTGTCCCTCCTGTTCCACAACTTGCACCGGTTTCGGTGGCTCTTCCGGACCAGACCTTCCAAAATGCTGCTTCTTTGGTTACAGCTGGATTAGATAGGAAGCAAGCAGCCTCTGATGCCACTCAAAATTTGCCAAAACTACAACCAATTGGTATTATTAAGCCTAAAACAGAACTGATACTGGACGGCAACGGCATTTCATCATGTCCTGTGTCTTCAGCGGTATCTTTGGAACAGCCCACAATTACACACAAAAATGTTTCTTTCGATGGAGTTCAAAAAAAGCAAGTGGTCACATTCAGCCCCGCATCATCTTCAAAACCGGGAGAATATAAAATTAAGATTGCTGATGTTGTTTCTGGAACCAGCAAGGATTCATCAGAGCCTCGGCGCATACtggatggaaaaaaaataattacattggaCACGGCCTCCGAGATCGAGGGATTGTCAACAGGGTGCAAAGTTTATGCAAATATTGGGGAGGATACATATGACATCGTAATCCCCATCAAGGAAGAGGAAGAAGGGTTGGTCAAGCTAGAGGATGACGATGGCTTTCCAGATCGTAAACGAATGAAAATAAAGCATGAAGATCACTACGAGCTCATCGTCGACGGAAGAGTCTATTATATCTGCATTGTGTGCAAAAGATCGTACGTTTGTCTGACGAGTTTACGGAGACATTTTAACGTTCACTCTTGGGAAAAGAAATATCCTTGTCGCTATTGTGAGAGAGTCTTCCCTCTTGCAGAATATCGTACAAAACATGAAATTCATCATACAGGAGAAAGAAGATATCAGTGCTTGACCTGTGGTAGTTCATTTATTAATTACCAAGTCATGGCTTCACACATTCGATCAGTGCACAGTATGGACCCTGCTGGAGACTCAAAGCTTTACCGCCTAAACCCATGCAAGACATTACAGATTAGACAGTATGCATACATTGCGGATAGTTCCAATTCTGTCCCCGTTATCAGTGATGGCGGAATCGTGTATGACATTGACCCAGACAAATCTGAACCAGCGTCTGCAGAGAACCAGAACCACTCTAACGAGGGGCCAAAACCTGTAAACTGGGACGATATCTTCCTTCAGCAGTCCAACCAGAACATGTTTAAACCAACTACTTCGGAAGGCAGTACTGAGTTTGAGTTTGTTATACCAGAATCCTATTAA